One part of the Coleofasciculus chthonoplastes PCC 7420 genome encodes these proteins:
- a CDS encoding 3'-5' exonuclease, translating into MSRKIDQILVIDVEATCWQGKPPPGQESEIIEIGVCLLDCHSHSAVKTESMLVKPERSTVSEFCTELTTLTQEQVDQGMSFAQACERLQKRYLSHQRVWASYGEYDKNQFQKQCQSFGVEYPFDSRHINVKTWFALAYSLQKEVGMLKALFLLKLSLQGTHHRGVDDAANIGRILSQLLWNQDRRFNRYLD; encoded by the coding sequence ATGTCTAGAAAAATCGACCAAATTCTGGTTATTGATGTCGAAGCGACGTGCTGGCAAGGAAAACCGCCACCGGGACAAGAAAGCGAAATTATCGAAATTGGGGTTTGTCTGCTGGATTGCCATTCCCATTCCGCTGTTAAGACAGAGAGTATGTTGGTTAAACCTGAACGCTCAACGGTAAGTGAGTTTTGTACGGAGTTAACCACATTAACCCAGGAACAAGTGGATCAAGGCATGTCCTTTGCTCAAGCCTGTGAACGTCTCCAAAAACGGTATTTATCCCATCAACGAGTTTGGGCAAGTTATGGGGAGTATGATAAAAATCAATTTCAAAAACAATGTCAATCCTTTGGCGTTGAGTATCCGTTTGACTCGCGCCATATCAATGTGAAGACATGGTTTGCTCTGGCTTATTCGTTACAGAAGGAAGTTGGTATGTTAAAAGCCCTGTTTTTGCTCAAGCTGTCGTTGCAAGGTACACACCATCGCGGCGTTGATGATGCAGCGAATATTGGGCGAATTTTGTCTCAATTACTGTGGAATCAGGACAGGAGATTCAACCGCTATTTAGATTAA
- a CDS encoding M16 family metallopeptidase codes for MLSEPLISTKFPGDIFKLANGLTVIHQHLPATPVVVVDVWVRAGAIVEPDEWCGMAHFLEHMIFKGTQRLVPGAFDQVIERHGGLTNAATSHDYAHFFITTAAQYLDETLPPLADLLLSPAIPDIEFDRERDVVLEEIRSCYDNPDWLGFQALSEIIYQYHPYRRSVLGSEEQLRAHTSEQMRRFHGSHYQPENMTVVIIGGVEQESALNLVNQSFTSFATPGDCPHLTAEAEPPMTEIRRQELYLPRIEQARLFMAWVGPGVDQLKDAYGLDLLSVLLADGRSSRLVRQLREQDRLVQDIGSGFSLQRDSSLFTINAYLEPENLEQVEALICQHLLGLQQKPISSEEMRRCQRLLCNDYVFSTEAAGQIAGLYGYYNTIASAELAVTYPAQIQRLTPVDLMHLAQRYLSPYHYAVTVLKPVSEDLLMGELF; via the coding sequence TTGCTATCTGAGCCACTGATTTCTACCAAATTTCCGGGTGATATATTCAAACTCGCCAATGGGTTAACTGTCATTCACCAGCATTTACCCGCAACACCTGTCGTTGTGGTTGATGTCTGGGTGAGGGCTGGGGCAATTGTCGAACCCGATGAATGGTGCGGGATGGCTCATTTTTTGGAACACATGATTTTCAAAGGGACACAGCGACTGGTTCCCGGTGCATTTGATCAGGTGATTGAACGTCATGGAGGGCTGACAAATGCGGCGACTAGCCACGATTATGCCCATTTCTTCATTACCACCGCCGCTCAATACCTTGACGAAACCTTACCCCCATTAGCGGACTTACTGTTATCGCCAGCGATTCCTGACATCGAATTTGATCGCGAACGAGATGTGGTTCTAGAAGAAATTCGCTCCTGTTACGACAATCCTGACTGGTTAGGTTTTCAGGCACTCTCAGAAATAATATACCAATATCACCCCTATAGGCGCTCGGTTTTGGGTAGCGAAGAACAATTGAGGGCGCACACGTCTGAGCAGATGCGCCGTTTCCACGGGAGTCACTACCAACCGGAGAATATGACAGTGGTGATTATTGGTGGGGTAGAACAAGAATCAGCGCTAAATTTAGTCAATCAGTCTTTTACCTCGTTTGCCACTCCTGGTGATTGTCCCCACTTAACCGCCGAAGCCGAACCCCCGATGACTGAGATTCGGCGTCAGGAACTGTATTTACCCCGAATTGAACAAGCCCGTCTATTTATGGCTTGGGTGGGACCCGGTGTGGATCAGTTAAAAGATGCTTATGGTTTAGATTTACTTTCGGTATTATTAGCCGATGGACGCTCGTCCCGGTTAGTGAGACAATTACGTGAGCAAGATCGGCTGGTTCAAGATATTGGCAGTGGTTTTTCACTCCAGCGGGATTCTAGCTTGTTTACGATCAATGCCTATCTTGAGCCTGAGAATTTAGAGCAAGTCGAAGCGTTGATTTGTCAGCATTTACTAGGACTACAGCAGAAACCTATATCCTCTGAAGAAATGCGTCGCTGTCAGCGATTATTGTGTAATGACTATGTTTTCTCTACCGAAGCTGCTGGTCAAATCGCTGGATTGTATGGATATTACAACACGATCGCATCCGCAGAATTAGCCGTAACGTATCCCGCTCAAATTCAACGACTGACTCCCGTAGACTTGATGCACTTAGCGCAGCGTTATCTTTCTCCTTATCATTATGCCGTAACTGTTCTAAAACCCGTGAGTGAAGATTTGCTGATGGGAGAATTATTTTGA